In Streptococcus gallolyticus subsp. gallolyticus DSM 16831, the sequence CGTAATAATTGCAATTTTAATACCTGATTGCTACAATGAAAAAATAATCGAGATATTGAGGTGACTAAATGTACGATACATTAATTATCGGCTCAGGTCCTGCGGGTATGACTGCGGGGCTTTATGCCGCTAGATCTAATTTGAAAGTTGGTATTATTGAACAAGGAGCCCCTGGTGGACAAATGAATAATACCTCAGAAATCGAAAATTACCCAGGGTATGACCATATTTCAGGACCAGAATTGTCAATGAATATGCATGCGCCGCTTGAAAAATTTGGTGTTGAAAATATTTACGGTATTGTGAAATCTATCGAGGATGCTGGCGATGTGAAACGTGTCATCACTGAAGACGCTAGCTACGAAGCAAAAACAATTATTTTAGCGACTGGTGCTAAATACCGCACTCTTGACGTACCTGGTGAAGAAGAATACACAAGCCGCGGCGTTTCTTACTGTGCTGTCTGTGACGGTGCTTTTTTCCGTAATCAAGATTTATTAGTTGTCGGTGGTGGGGATTCAGCAGTCGAAGAAGCTGTATATCTC encodes:
- the trxB gene encoding thioredoxin-disulfide reductase, whose translation is MYDTLIIGSGPAGMTAGLYAARSNLKVGIIEQGAPGGQMNNTSEIENYPGYDHISGPELSMNMHAPLEKFGVENIYGIVKSIEDAGDVKRVITEDASYEAKTIILATGAKYRTLDVPGEEEYTSRGVSYCAVCDGAFFRNQDLLVVGGGDSAVEEAVYLTQFAKSVTIIHRRDELRAQKILQDRAFANDKINFIWDSVVKEIKGTDIKVSGVTVENVKTGELSEHEFGGIFIYVGVNPVTSMVADLGITDEAGWVITDERMMTPKAGIFAIGDVRQKELRQIATAVGDGAIAGQGVYQYIENMT